One genomic segment of Elgaria multicarinata webbii isolate HBS135686 ecotype San Diego chromosome 21, rElgMul1.1.pri, whole genome shotgun sequence includes these proteins:
- the TAGLN2 gene encoding transgelin-2 — MANRGPAYGLSREVQQKIDRQYDPELEQILIQWIAAQCGPEVGEPEPGKENFQKWLKDGTVLCKLINSLYPKGKGPVAKIQGSAMAFKQMEQISQFLRAAESYGILATDIFQTVDLWEGKNMACVQRTLMNLGGLAVSKGDGFFAGDPNWFPKKSQENRRAFSDDKLKEGQSVIGLQMGTNRGASQAGMTGYGMPRQIL; from the exons ATGGCCAACAGAGGACCCGCGTACGGGCTCAGCCGGGAGGTTCAGCAGAAAATCGACAGGCAGTACGACCCTGAGCTGGAGCAAATCTTGATCCAGTGGATCGCGGCCCAGTGCGGACCCGAGGTTGGGGAGCCGGAACCTGGCAAGGAAAACTTCCAGAAGTGGCTGAAGGATGGCACG gTGCTCTGCAAACTTATCAACAGCCTCTACCCAAAGGGGAAAGGGCCAGTGGCCAAGATCCAAGGCTCAGCCATGGCCTTCAAGCAGATGGAGCAGATATCCCAATTCCTGCGCGCAGCCGAAAGCTACGGCATCCTCGCCACCGACATCTTCCAGACGGTGGACCTCTGGGAAG GTAAAAACATGGCCTGTGTGCAGAGGACCTTGATGAACCTGGGAGGCTTGGCAGTCTCTAAGGGGGACGGATTCTTCGCTGGAGACCCCAACTGGTTCCCAAA gaagtcccaggaGAACCGCCGGGCCTTCTCAGACGACAAACTCAAGGAGGGCCAGAGCGTCATTGGGCTGCAGATGGGCACGAACCGGGGGGCGTCTCAGGCAGGCATGACGGGTTACGGGATGCCCCGCCAGATCCTTTGA